The Candidatus Thorarchaeota archaeon DNA window TGGTGCTGTATCGCTGCCCGGCCTGTTGTCCCCCAGAATGATCAGCTTGAATGGTTGACCATCAGCAGGTGCGGTCTTGAAGTGATAGATTGCGCTGGTCGTGCTGTTGGAACTCACACGATAGTAGTAGGTAGTATTAGTCTTGAGATGATCTATATCCGCCTTATGGGTGACCGATAGGGTCGAGTTGACACTGCTCATGTTTAGATTGCTGTCTGTATATCCAAATTCCACTACTGTGTCTGACATTCCGTTAGTCTTCCACATGATCCTCACAGATTGATTTGTGACCAGATGGACTGTCGGTCCGCGAATGATCGTCACTGTGTCTGCAAGCTTGTGCTCGGTACTTGATGAAACTGTTGGCATAATGGGACTCTTCGAGTGAGTGAGACCCATGCTTGTGATCATGATGACTGCTACAAATATCGGCAACAGGCGTTTGATTGTCATTTGAATCAGATAATAGTATCAGTTGGAGAACAAAAGATTATTGGCCTGTTCTTGTCACTTGAGTTGCATAGGTTCGCTATTCTCCTGATAGGTTGTGTTACGAATGTGTGACTTGCTCGGCCTCTCCTTTAATCGATCTGTGAATGCACGAATATCGCTGGATGTCTTTCAACAAGCAGGACGCGAAAATCCTGACGGATGGGGCATTGCGGTCTATCCACACGGCCACCTCCAAATATACAAAGAACCACGACCTGCTGACTCAAGCAAGCTCTATGATTTTGTCGAATCGCATCTGGAGTCTTCAATATTCATCTCTCATGTCCGAAGGACAACACGAGGCCGTGTGAGCTATCTCAACACGCATCCATTCTATCGTCAGGTCAAATGGAACAATCAATTTGTCGAGTTCTCACTTGCTCATAATGGCACTCTTGTTGATCTGAATGGCCTTGAGACAGGGAACTATGTTCCACTCGGTGATACTGACTCGGAGTATCTATTGTGTCATCTGCTCAATTACTTTGATTCGCTTGGCATTGAGGAATGGAACGATCACGTCTTCAAAGAACTAGAGATGCACCTTCGGGAGATCAATCATGGATCAAATACTTTGAACTGCATCTTTTCTGATGGAACGTATCTGTACTGTTATTCGGATATTGGGGCTCATAATGGTGGGCTTCATTTTGTCAAGAGGCAATTTCCCTTCGGAACAGTGCACCTAAAACGTGAAGAGCGTGAGCTTGGCTCTGTGCATGTTTCTGTAGATCTTGATGAGCAAAAGGCTCGTGATAGTGTTGGTCACATAGTCAGTACTGAACGGCTCACATACGAGAATTGGAAACCTATCGGTGATGGTCACTTGCTTGTCTTGAAGGATGGTCAGCCCGTCTATCATTCGTAGAACAATTTTATTTATATCACGCTTGGACTGTTGTAAATTTATACGTGTACTAGCCAATTGCATACGTGTACTAGTACTCATCTAGTACACGTATGATTATAGATTATCGTCTAGATAAATGGTTATGCCATTATTTCAAGATTTCAACAATTCTGTCAAGACCTGTAGTCAGCTTACTTGTATCGTGGCCGTATCCCAGTCTGAGATGCTGGCTCATCAGAAAATGATCACCTGGTGCTATTAGTACGCTTTTCTCTTTGATCAATCTATTTGCAAGTTCAACCGAATCTATATCTCTGTCATATCTCATGAGACAGATCGCCGAGGCCTCGGGTGGAATGCATTCGAAGATGTCGTTATTCTGTTTCAGCCAGTCCTCTACAACTCTCCAATTAGTTCTCAAGATGTGGCGTGTTCGATCAAGAATGCTCTCGCGCATCTCCTGTTCAAGGACGATTGTTGCCAGATGGTCGCTCAGTGCTGAAGGCGCGATGCTCGTGTAATCTGTATACGCCCAGAGCTCCTCGATCTTCGCAGCGTCTTTTGTTGCGACCCATCCTATTCTCAGACCGGGAACCGCGTATGACTTTGATAGAGTCCCTGTGACCAATGTCTTTTCATAGTGGTCCCACATAGTTGGAGAGAGTTTATCACCAAGTTCAGCCTCACGATAGGCCTCGTCAGATATGATCCATACGTCGAGATCCTCTGCAATATCTGCGATCGCTCGAAGCTCCTCTGCAGTTAGCACAGCTCCTGTAGGATTGTTCGGTGTGCAGATTGCGATTGCTGCTGTGTTCTTAGAGATCTTGTCTTTGAGCTCTTCGATATCCACCGCCCAGCGTGTACCATCATTCTTGAGCCAAAACGCCTCTCGCTTGAGACCCAGCATTTTTGCGAGCCCCCAGATCTGCATGTAGTTTGGCAGGAGCATAAGGATCTCATCACGGGACTCCTCGCGAGCAATATTCCACATGGTCGCCATGTTGGCCTCGGATCCACCATTTGTGACGATGATGTTGTCTTCTCCGGCTCCGGGATAGAGATCCGCGATCCTCTGTCTGAGAAGTCTGCTTCCGTTCGTCTGCGTGTATCCGAGCTTCACATCATGAAGATCTTCAACATCGACCAGCTCACTAAGCAGAAGTGGTTCTATGCCACTCTCGCTTAAGTTGATCTCAACGATATGTTCCCATAAGGACTGAATTCGTTCGAGTTCGAAGACATCTATTCTCATCGTTCAAGGCCTTCTTCGACTAGACATGGTCTTCTTCATTCATCTCTATGATAAATCACTTTGCGATGCCACATCGAATGTATCGGTCATATTGCTTTGTGAACCGCTCCACACTCAATGCCCTGAATTCACAAGAGTGCGTTCTAAGCTCTATACTTGACTTCAAAGATTCTCGAAGGCTCGTCTTCTGTGATCACATAATGCTCCTCGTCAGATTCAAGAATGACAAAATCCCCGGGACGCAGCTGAATGGTCTCATGGAGGTTAGTGATCTTTGGCCGCCCTGTGATGACATAGATGATCTGCGCCTCGGGATGAACATGAGTTCGTGCGGGGACTTCACTATTGGGAGCGACCTCTCTGATTCCTGCGACGAGCGGCTCTCTCACTGCATCCCAGATATGAACGTAGCCCCGTTCACCTTGCACTGTGACTCTCTCGATCTCTGATTCGTGAACGTGCTTCATTATTATCGTGACAGTAGTACTTGTCAGTCTTAAAACTATGAGTGGTCAGCAACTCTTATCTTCGCTATACGTCACTAGACCCTGAGTTGACTTGAACCTGAAAGGGAAGACTGTTGGTGTCATTGGTTTTAATGCCCGCCCGATTGCATGTTCTCTGAAGCGACTTGGCGCACGAGTCCTTGTCTCGGACTACTGGGGCGATGACGATCTTATGGGGTGTTGTGACCAGTGGGTCTCGGTCCTACATCCACAGGCTGGTCAGAGGCAGCGTTCTCCACTGGATGCGCCTGTTCATGAATCGCTTGTCAATAATTTTCTCAGCGAATTCTCAGAGGATGTCGATTTCGTGGTTCTGGGAAGTGGCTTTGATGATCACTTTGAGACCGTGGCTTTGCTGGAGAAACAGGTTCGGATAGTCGGCAATGATTCGGCAACATTCCGGCGGGCAAGAGATCGTGGGCAACTCTCACGACTGGCCAAAACACTTGATCTTGGATACCCTCTCACGATACGAGTCGCCTCGCTGGATGAGGCAGTTACAGCAGCAGGTGACCTTGGTTATCCCTGTATACTTCGAA harbors:
- a CDS encoding class II glutamine amidotransferase, encoding MCDLLGLSFNRSVNARISLDVFQQAGRENPDGWGIAVYPHGHLQIYKEPRPADSSKLYDFVESHLESSIFISHVRRTTRGRVSYLNTHPFYRQVKWNNQFVEFSLAHNGTLVDLNGLETGNYVPLGDTDSEYLLCHLLNYFDSLGIEEWNDHVFKELEMHLREINHGSNTLNCIFSDGTYLYCYSDIGAHNGGLHFVKRQFPFGTVHLKREERELGSVHVSVDLDEQKARDSVGHIVSTERLTYENWKPIGDGHLLVLKDGQPVYHS
- a CDS encoding aminotransferase class I/II-fold pyridoxal phosphate-dependent enzyme encodes the protein MRIDVFELERIQSLWEHIVEINLSESGIEPLLLSELVDVEDLHDVKLGYTQTNGSRLLRQRIADLYPGAGEDNIIVTNGGSEANMATMWNIAREESRDEILMLLPNYMQIWGLAKMLGLKREAFWLKNDGTRWAVDIEELKDKISKNTAAIAICTPNNPTGAVLTAEELRAIADIAEDLDVWIISDEAYREAELGDKLSPTMWDHYEKTLVTGTLSKSYAVPGLRIGWVATKDAAKIEELWAYTDYTSIAPSALSDHLATIVLEQEMRESILDRTRHILRTNWRVVEDWLKQNNDIFECIPPEASAICLMRYDRDIDSVELANRLIKEKSVLIAPGDHFLMSQHLRLGYGHDTSKLTTGLDRIVEILK
- a CDS encoding cupin domain-containing protein, producing the protein MKHVHESEIERVTVQGERGYVHIWDAVREPLVAGIREVAPNSEVPARTHVHPEAQIIYVITGRPKITNLHETIQLRPGDFVILESDEEHYVITEDEPSRIFEVKYRA